A genomic stretch from Penaeus vannamei isolate JL-2024 chromosome 6, ASM4276789v1, whole genome shotgun sequence includes:
- the LOC113822081 gene encoding protein O-linked-mannose beta-1,2-N-acetylglucosaminyltransferase 1: MKHWSCVLAVAGVLYLLTMGVMLRRFSYLFDAEELHLPSRTDSHQDEKVLGLHWINQNAPLLQYKPLGFNKTSKLTKENTDGANNDNLQYEPLGFKKALKLTIENTDGVNNDNLQYKTLGFNKAPRLTIENTDGANNDNLQYKTLGFNKAPKLTIENTDGANNGNLQYKPLGFNKAPKLTIEKTDGANNDNLQYKTLGFNKAPKLTIEKTDGVNKDNLQHEPLGFNKTPKLTIENTNGANNDNLSVAESETRFETRNETFHDSDNVIGQEEGGTFSVEVSVGMWELQVKVDGNEVYHVTMELSDVKFMSKGGMYLFVLHPTTGAVMHVSRHRTFEVSGDAEVMAIMRDVQPGKVLVLATMHEGFAQLSKLVEAFLAQQGSRIITDMAMGDRWAWIGTKGGRTWAEGATFSTPKTDHLIRPGSTIHLYANLPRRPENADMCATTFQGNAWAARRAFCERYEGYGSLCNCSAPQDLHRRVPLAMDGVETGIPTVIVASTRPILLNRCLRHLMSAAGSDPQLILVVADGSSDGSLDEVRDLAALYGVKYKAHDAGGSNVTVRIQRHYKFSFTSAFETFPWTRKVIVLEEDLRVSPDFFSYFGQLAPVLDRDPTLYCASAWNDLSNSKSLGDPGVVMRSETMAGLGWLLKRDIYDEVIEKWLRHDQYADWDMWMRLPAQQQGRECLVPEVSRTFHFGLSGAHLTAYFQFTYFSKLPFNQVSNVRLKDLDRMGPESYDRMLKELILGAKHLKGEETNPCDSNLLPLNATMPHVLWFKMNEPIDNYTYTGIIKCLKLWDLDTRGHHKAVWRLKVQGTPLMLVGWPLSPFSVLKPKEISILQRYNPEEELKDDPVYLYSPGPGSAKVDPT, from the exons CACTGGTCCTGCGTTTTGGCGGTCGCGGGCGTGCTGTACCTGCTAACCATGGGCGTGATGCTGCGAAGGTTCAGCTATCTCTTCGATGCTG AAGAACTCCACCTACCTTCGCGGACTGACAGCCACCAGGACGAAAAAGTTCTCGGACTACACTGGATCAACCAAAACGCCCCTTTACTGCAATACAAACCACTCGGATTCAATAAAACCTCGAAGCTGACAAAAGAAAACACGGATGGTGCGAATAACGATAATCTACAATACGAACCACTCGGCTTCAAAAAAGCACTGAAACTGACAATTGAAAATACGGATGGTGTGAATAACGATAATTTACAATACAAAACACTCGGATTCAACAAAGCACCGAGACTGACAATTGAAAATACGGATGGTGCGAATAACGATAATTTACAATACAAAACACTCGGATTCAACAAAGCACCGAAACTGACAATTGAAAATACTGATGGTGCGAATAACGGTAATCTACAATACAAACCTCTCGGATTCAACAAAGCACCGAAACTGACAATTGAAAAAACTGATGGTGCGAATAACGATAATCTACAATACAAAACACTCGGATTCAACAAAGCACCGAAACTGACAATTGAAAAAACTGATGGTGTGAATAAAGATAATCTACAACACGAACCACTCGGATTCAACAAAACACCGAAACTGACAATTGAAAACACGAATGGTGCGAATAACGATAATCTGTCAGTCGCGGAGAGTGAAACCCGATTCGAAACAAGGAACGAGACGTTTCACGATTCGGATAATGTTATTGGTCAAGAGGAAGGGGGAACTTTCAGCGTGGAAGTGAGTGTCGGGATGTGGGAGCTGCAAGTGAAGGTGGATGGAAATGAG GTGTATCACGTGACCATGGAGCTCAGTGACGTCAAGTTCATGAGTAAGGGCGGCATGTACCTCTTTGTTCTGCACCCAACGACGGGAGCTGTCATGCACGTGTCAAGGCACAGGACATTCGAAGTGTCAGGCGACGCGGAGGTCATGGCAATCATGAGGGACGTGCAGCCAGGGAAGGTTCTCGTTTTGGCCACCATG CACGAGGGCTTCGCGCAACTGAGCAAACTCGTGGAGGCTTTCCTGGCGCAGCAGGGTTCCAGGATCATCACAGACATGGCTATGGGTgacag ATGGGCGTGGATAGGGACGAAAGGTGGGCGTACGTGGGCGGAAGGAGCGACCTTCAGTACCCCAAAGACGGACCATTTAATTAGGCCTGGATCGACGATTCACCTGTACGCCAACCTACCCCGTCGGCCTGAGAACG CTGACATGTGTGCGACTACGTTCCAAGGGAATGCGTGGGCTGCTAGACGAGCCTTCTGCGAACGCTACGAGGGCTACGGTAGTCTGTGCAATTGCAGCGCACCTCAGGATTTGCATAGACGCGTTCCCCTTGCAATG GACGGAGTGGAGACAGGCATTCCAACGGTCATCGTAGCGAGCACGAGGCCGATTCTCCTCAACag GTGTCTGCGGCACCTGATGTCAGCAGCGGGAAGCGACCCTCAGCTGATACTCGTCGTTGCTGACGGAAGTTCTGACGGATCGCTGGACGAAGTGCGTGACCTGGCCGCCCTCTACGGTGTCAAG TACAAGGCGCACGACGCCGGCGGGAGCAACGTGACCGTCCGCATCCAACGCCACTACAAATTCTCGTTCACCTCGGCCTTCGAGACCTTCCCCTGGACTCGGAAGGTCATCGTGCTCGAGGAGGACCTTCGCGTGTCGCCGGACTTCTTCAG TTACTTCGGCCAGCTGGCGCCCGTCTTGGACCGCGACCCTACCCTCTACTGCGCCTCCGCCTGGAATGACCTCAGCAATAGCAAGTCCCTGGGAGATCCTGGCGTGGTCATGCGATCAGAGACCATGGCGGGGCTGGGCTGGCTCCTGAAGAGGGACATCTACGACGAGGTCATCGAGAAGTGGCTGCGGCATGATCAG TACGCCGACTGGGACATGTGGATGCGCCTCCCCGCCCAGCAGCAGGGAAGGGAGTGCCTCGTTCCAGAAGTATCTCGGACATTCCACTTCGGGCTGAGCGGCGCCCATCTCACGGCCTATTTCCAGTTCACATATTTCTCCAAGTTACCTTTCAATCAAGTCTCCAACGTGAGGCTGAAGGATCTCGACAg AATGGGCCCCGAATCCTACGACAGGATGCTGAAGGAGCTGATCTTAGGAGCCAAGCATCTCAAGGGAGAAGAAACCAATCCTTGCGACTCGAACTTGCTGCCTCTGAATGCC ACCATGCCGCACGTCCTGTGGTTCAAGATGAACGAGCCCATAGACAACTACACTTACACAGGCATCATCAAG tGCCTGAAGCTGTGGGACCTGGACACCCGAGGCCATCACAAGGCGGTGTGGCGGCTCAAGGTGCAGGGGACGCCGCTGATGCTCGTCGGCTGGCCCTTGTCGCCCTTCTC AGTCCTGAAGCCGAAGGAGATCAGCATCCTCCAGCGCTACAATCCCGAAGAGGAGCTGAAAGATGACCCGGTCTACCTCTACTCACCCGGCCCGGGTTCAGCGAAGGTTGACCCGACCTGA
- the LOC113822078 gene encoding uncharacterized protein — MNWLLLSVVLGLGCLSQARDGEDGRLVARYETKTAFIFTTSTTTVPFTCISGADAATIPCTKRRLRRTAPIGDMKGSATGLLDSSLDLEGAQLTEDAPRDERVALTFWSTLSSTYTITSTSTNFATTFSVSFYCTLAGAIYPPACG, encoded by the exons GAATTGGCTTCTCCTGAGCGTTGTCCTGGGGCTTGGGTGCTTAAGCCAAG CCCGAGATGGGGAGGACGGCCGCCTGGTCGCCCGCTACGAGACCAAGACGGCCTTCATCTTCACCACGTCCACCACCACGGTCCCCTTCACCTGCATCTCCGGCGCCGATGCGGCCACGATCCCCTGTACCAAGAGGAGGCTCAGGAGGACCGCGCCCATCGGGGACATGAAGGGATCCGCCAc GGGGTTACTGGACAGCTCCCTGGATCTCGAGGGCGCGCAGCTGACGGAGGACGCGCCCCGGGACGAACGGGTAGCCTTGACTTTCTGgtccactctctcctccacctacaccatcacctccacctccaccaacttCGCCACCacgttctccgtctccttctactGCACGCTGGCCGGAGCTATTTACCCCCCCGCCTGTGGATaa